TCGGGGTTGGTCATCAGGGCGTGCATGCCGTGGGCGGTGGCGTTGCGGGTGGTCTCGTTGCCGGCCACCGCCAGCAGCAGGATGAACAGCTCGAACTCCTCGGAGGTGAGCTTGTCCCCGTCGATCTCCGCGTTGATGAGGCGGGTGACGATGTCCTCCCGGGGGTCGCTGCGCCGGGCCTCGCCGAGGGCGGCGGCGTACAGGTACAGCTCGGCCGCGGCCCCCTGGGCGATGGCCCGGTTGTTCTCGTTCTTGTTGTACTCGGGGTCGTCGGCGCCGACCATCGCGTTCGACCACTCGAACAGCAGGTGCCGCTCTTCCTGGGGCACCCCCATGATCTCGGCGATGGCCTGGAGCGGCAGCTCGGCGGCGAGGTCGGTGACGAATTCGCACTCGCCCCGCTCGATCACGGAGTCGACGATGAGCTCCGCCCGGTAGGCGAGGTGGGACTCGATCAACCCGATCATCCGGGGCGTGAACCCCTTGTTGACGAGCAACCGGTACCGCGTGTGGCGCGGCGGGTCGGTCATCACCATGATCTTGCCGCGCATGTCGATGGAGCTCTCGTCGGCGTCGAACTCGTGCAGCGTGATGCCACCCTTCTCCGCACTGAACGTCTCGTGGTCGCGGTTCACCTGGACCAGATCGGCGTGCTTGGTGATCGACCAGAAGCCGGGTCCGTCCGGTTCGGGCGTCCAGTGGACCGGGTCCTCGGCGCGCAGCACCTGGAACATCTCGTGGTGCTGGGCGCTGACGAAGCGATCGAGATCGCAGAGGTCGACGTCTTCGAGCTTCATGGCGTGGTCATCCCCCGGGGTGGCGTCACAACGGTGACCCGTCGGCCGCCCTCGACCGGAATCCACCGTCGGCCAGAGGCTACCCGCGGCGCGGGCGGCCCCGATCCGGTTCACTTGACTCGTGGACATCACCGACGAGCGGGCACCGATCGACGTGTGCGACGAGTGCGGGTTCCGTTGGGACGAGTACGACGACGAGACCGCGGTCAACGCCGTGCGCCTCGGCGGCGCGTTCTACCAGGGGATCCTCGAAGGCGTCGACCTCGAGCTGGCCAACACCCGGCCGGCGACCGACACCTGGTCGATCCTCGAGTACGTCGACCACGTGCGCCAGGCCTTCGCGATCTGGCGCGGCCGCACCGAGGTGCGGGTCGGGCGCGACGGCGCGAGCGTCCCCGAGTACCGGGGCTTCCAGCCCGACCAGACCCGGTTCGCCGACGTCGAGGCCACGATCGCGGCCATGGACGTCGAGGCCGTGGCGTTCTTCGACCTCTACCGACACCTCGCACCGGACGAGTGGGCGCTGACCTCGGAGGCCCGCCTCGGCCTCGTCGACCAGCACTGGATCGTCCGCCATCAGCTCCACGAGGTGCTCCACCACGGCCACGACCTCGGACGCCTGCGCCACCGGTTGTCTGACGGCGTCGCCCACCAGACGGGCACCATCCACCAGCTCAACGTGAGCGGCGGCGGCGTGCCCAAGCTCTCGGTGACGGAGGCCGAGGTCGGGTTCCGCGGCCTCGCCGGCGACCAGCAGAACGACAGGGTCCACCACGGTCGACCCTTCCAGGCGGTGTGCCTCTACGGCCTGGACGTCATCGAGGCACTCCGGGTCGAGGGCCACCCCATCCAGCCGGGCTCGGCCGGCGAGAACGTCACCGTCGCCGGCCTCGACTGGGCCTCGCTGCGGCCCGGTGCCCTCGTGGCGATCGGCGACGAGCTGCTGCTCGAGCTGTCGTCGTACGCCACGCCGTGCGCCAAGAACGCCGGTTGGTTCACCGGCGGCGACTTCCGCCGCATGGACCAGGACCGTCACCCGGGTTGGAGCCGCCTCTACGGCACCGTCCTGCACCCTGGCACGGTGCGCACCGGCGACGCCGTGGTCGTCGAGCCCGAGCGCTGACGCCGGGTCAGCCGCCCTGCTGTTGGAGCAGCTCCAGCATGCGGGCCATCTGCTGGTGGACGGTGTTGACCGCCTGAAGCGGGCGGATCATCACCCGGAACTCGACGATCCTGCCGTCGTCGTCGCAGCGGATGATGTCCACGCCGTTGACGTACTTGCCCTCGACCGTGGTCTCGAACTCGAGCACGGCGGTGTCGCCGCTCAGCACCTTCTTCGTGTAGCGGAAGGCGCCGGGCGGTCGCTCGGCCTCGTCCCGTTCGACGGGCGCGCCGGCGCCGCCACCCTCGCCTGGCAGGGCCTGACCCGCCGCCTCGAGGTAGAGCTTGGTGACCGCCTTGCCCTCCTGAGGCGTGAACACGATGGGCGAGAAGAACACCACGTCGTCGTGCAGCAGCTCGTCGAGCCCGCCCGCCAGCTCCCCCCGCAGGTGCGCGTGCCAGCGGTCGATGACGTCCACGATCGGGTCGGCGTCGCTCATGGGTCCGACCGTAGTGGCGACTCCTCACCCGGGGAGACTGTCGCACCCCCTTCCTACGTTGGGGCGCATGGCGAAACCACCCGGCCCCCGTTCGCCAGACGGCGACGACGACCCGGTCCCGCTCGGACTCGTGCTCGACCTGGACGAGGCCTTCCGCGTCCTCGAAGCCCTCGAAGACGCCCGCCTCGAGCTTCGGGAACGTCACGCCGGGCTCGGTCTGCAGGATGAGCTCGCAACCGTCGTGCGCCTGCTGCACCGTAGACTCGGCCTCGACGAAGGAGGCGTGCGATGAGTGAGCCTGAGCCGCTGCTTCCCGCCGAGGCGGCACGACGCCTGGGTGTCGAGACCCGCGTGGTCATCAAGGCCATGTACGAGGAACGGCTCCCACGCGTTCGCCTCGCCGACGGCACACTGGGCATCCCCGCAGAGGCGCTCGAGTCGTTCGAGCACGCTTGACCCAGTTCTTCTGAGGCCGCGGCGAAACGCACAGGGGTAGCGTTCGGCCATGGGCGGGGGGCCGATGGGGACGGTGACGTTCCTGTTCTCGGACATCGAGGGCTCGACCCGCCTGTGGCAGAGCCACTCGGCGGCCATGCAGGCCGCGCTCCCCCGCCACGACGCGCTGCTCCGGGCGGCCTTCGCCGCCCACGACGGACAGGTGTTCGCGACCGGCGGCGACGGGTTCGCGGTGGCGTTCGCCCGCGCCGGCGATGCGCTCGCCGCGGCGGAGGAGGCGCAAGCCGCCCTCGCCGCCGAGGACTGGCCCGACGACGCGGTGCTGCGGGTTCGCATGGGCATCCACACCGGCGAGGCGGTCGAGCGCGACGGCGACTACTTCGGGAGTGCGGTGAACCGAACGGCCCGCCTCATGGCCCTCGCCCACGGCGGCCAGGTCGTCTGCACGGCCACGACCCTCGGCGTGGTCGAGGACCCGCCCCCCACCCTCGACCTGGGTGAGCACCGCCTGCGCGACCTGCTGGCCCCCGTCCACGTGCACCAGGTCGGCACCGAGCCGTTCCCGCCGCTGCGGTCGAACGCCCTCGTCCCGACCAACCTGCCCACGCCGGCCACCGACCTCATCGGTCGCGACGACGACGTCGCCAGAC
This portion of the Acidimicrobiales bacterium genome encodes:
- a CDS encoding cytochrome P450: MKLEDVDLCDLDRFVSAQHHEMFQVLRAEDPVHWTPEPDGPGFWSITKHADLVQVNRDHETFSAEKGGITLHEFDADESSIDMRGKIMVMTDPPRHTRYRLLVNKGFTPRMIGLIESHLAYRAELIVDSVIERGECEFVTDLAAELPLQAIAEIMGVPQEERHLLFEWSNAMVGADDPEYNKNENNRAIAQGAAAELYLYAAALGEARRSDPREDIVTRLINAEIDGDKLTSEEFELFILLLAVAGNETTRNATAHGMHALMTNPDQFALLCEQPELLPSAIEEILRWASPVLYFRRQATQDYELRDKTIKAGDKVAMWFVSGNRDEEVFEDPYTFDITRTPNDHIAFGGGGAHFCLGANLARLELRLLFEQIAARTPDMRIAGDVERLRSNFIGGIKHIPVEFTPGKRLHPEPVPA
- a CDS encoding MOSC domain-containing protein; this translates as MDITDERAPIDVCDECGFRWDEYDDETAVNAVRLGGAFYQGILEGVDLELANTRPATDTWSILEYVDHVRQAFAIWRGRTEVRVGRDGASVPEYRGFQPDQTRFADVEATIAAMDVEAVAFFDLYRHLAPDEWALTSEARLGLVDQHWIVRHQLHEVLHHGHDLGRLRHRLSDGVAHQTGTIHQLNVSGGGVPKLSVTEAEVGFRGLAGDQQNDRVHHGRPFQAVCLYGLDVIEALRVEGHPIQPGSAGENVTVAGLDWASLRPGALVAIGDELLLELSSYATPCAKNAGWFTGGDFRRMDQDRHPGWSRLYGTVLHPGTVRTGDAVVVEPER
- a CDS encoding nuclear transport factor 2 family protein; protein product: MSDADPIVDVIDRWHAHLRGELAGGLDELLHDDVVFFSPIVFTPQEGKAVTKLYLEAAGQALPGEGGGAGAPVERDEAERPPGAFRYTKKVLSGDTAVLEFETTVEGKYVNGVDIIRCDDDGRIVEFRVMIRPLQAVNTVHQQMARMLELLQQQGG